The DNA window GGATAAAGCCGTCAAAACAGTAGTACTAAACGTTTTACGAATCCCAGCTTCTTCAGCCAAATCTTGCACCAATTTTTCTGCTTGCGACGTATCATATTCTCTCGAGATGACCTCTTGCAACTTGTCCATAAATTCCCTAGTTGATGAGAGTTGGAAAAAAGTGGGTAAAAATAAATCGACCGTGGCAATCTCTGGTGGGAACTGTATTGTATCGGGATCTATATTATCGTAGTTGGTTTCGTTAACAAAGTCATTACGGATTTCTTCTGCTAAATCTGGCGGATATTCAAACGGCAGCTGTTGCTCGTTCCTCACCAGGTCATTCCTTAATGATGAGATAAAGTTCATTGTTTCTTCATCcaataattcattttcaggAATAGTATAAGCTTGTTGTGAGCTTGTAGAGGCACCAGCAAGTGTGGTAGTGGCGGgagcagcagcagcagtTGTAGATTGATAGGCTCTTGCCCTCTTTGAAGCAGAATTGTAATTTCCTGGAGTTGGGACGCCAGGTCTCTTTGGCCTATTTGTGagatttttcattggttCTGGTTCTCTACCAGCTTTggtttcatcttcaaagtATTCAATGTAGTGGTCAATTCCATACACTAATAAAAACTTTCTGAATCTGTCCCTCCAAGCATTTTCAGTATGGTTTGGATTTTGTTCAGCGAaagtcttgaaaaattctctaGCTATTGGACCTCTACGATCGTTGGCATGATAAGTACTAAAAGGAGGTTCAGAACCAGGCGTCACTTGCGAATCCATGGTCAAACTTCTTCTAGCGATGGCATTTGGTGAATCGTCTTGACTGATCAATGAGACACCAGTATCTGGGTCTACTTGATACAAATCACGATAGAATTGTTTTTTAACAGCCAAGGCCAACGTATAATCTTCGTCGGCcgtaaatttttttttcaaagatggTGGCATAATGGTtgtttttatcaaatttccGCTTTCATCTCTCATCAATTTACCGTACTGATCAACTTTATAGACAAAATCTAACCGTTTCGCAAGGTAAACACGGAACCTATGCCTAATCGAATTACCCGTATGATTTGGAACGTAATGAGAAATCTCGTCAAACAATGTATGTGTAGTACGTCTTGTTGGATTTTTCCTCACCACATCAAGAATAAAatcgtcttcatcttcagtgAAAGAAGCTTTATTATGAGAAGGTAAACTTGCTCTTGCTAGCATTGTTCTGTTGGATTGATAGTCATTAGGTGATTGTGAAGCATGTTCTACATTTGCATCCGGAGGGGACGTCACTTCTACTTCACCATTATTAGCATTATTAGTGTTATTACTACCGCCATTTTCATGATTTTCCATAATAGAATATTGCTCCAAAAGTCTAATTTGATCCAACCTTTCTTGTTCCTGACGATCATTTTTATCCATATCTTCCTTATTACGATTGCTTTCCGTGATCTGTGGATCCATATTATCTGTCACCGAATGGAATGAATCTTCGTTATCCGATTCATTTGGTTTATTTTCTTCCCCAGCATTAGTTTTGTCATCTGTCCcaatcttttcttccttttgGGTAGTTGAATTTACCAATTGAGTGTCAATAACGTTTCTAAATTCGTCATATGGCACCAGATAATTACCGATATCCAATCTTTTCTTACTTTGAACGCAGGCTTTGATATAAGTTGGAGTGACGGTAGGTAGATTCGTATCATTATAGGGGGACACTATTACTACATTAGTCTTTGCAGATTGAGGTACGTCTTCTAAAATTTGTCCACCATTTGATTTAATAAGTCTAGCCAATTGCTCAATGTCATTGATAGAATCATGCGCATCTGAATCACGattcaaaaaaaacttCATCCCAACCAAAGGTTCACTATTCTCACTGCCATCTGTATCTACACTTCCGCTAGCCTTCTTACTATCGTTACTGACACTTTTTGAAACCTCTTCAACAGCAGTCACTTTAGTTGTATTTTCATCAGCAGCATTGTTAGCACGCCCATTAGcagtttcttcatctaCTACAATTTCAGTATTCAGGCTATTTACGAAATCTTCAGCAGCTTTCGTAATCTCATCTGCGTCAGACATCTCTCTACCttgacaaatttaaatttaaattttatttatttatctatttatttttctccTAAACAGTAAAACCAATACACTAATGTATGTCTTGATGTTCTAATCtgtataaaaatatttttt is part of the Kazachstania africana CBS 2517 chromosome 1, complete genome genome and encodes:
- the RAP1 gene encoding DNA-binding transcription factor RAP1 (similar to Saccharomyces cerevisiae RAP1 (YNL216W); ancestral locus Anc_2.29), with the translated sequence MSDADEITKAAEDFVNSLNTEIVVDEETANGRANNAADENTTKVTAVEEVSKSVSNDSKKASGSVDTDGSENSEPLVGMKFFLNRDSDAHDSINDIEQLARLIKSNGGQILEDVPQSAKTNVVIVSPYNDTNLPTVTPTYIKACVQSKKRLDIGNYLVPYDEFRNVIDTQLVNSTTQKEEKIGTDDKTNAGEENKPNESDNEDSFHSVTDNMDPQITESNRNKEDMDKNDRQEQERLDQIRLLEQYSIMENHENGGSNNTNNANNGEVEVTSPPDANVEHASQSPNDYQSNRTMLARASLPSHNKASFTEDEDDFILDVVRKNPTRRTTHTLFDEISHYVPNHTGNSIRHRFRVYLAKRLDFVYKVDQYGKLMRDESGNLIKTTIMPPSLKKKFTADEDYTLALAVKKQFYRDLYQVDPDTGVSLISQDDSPNAIARRSLTMDSQVTPGSEPPFSTYHANDRRGPIAREFFKTFAEQNPNHTENAWRDRFRKFLLVYGIDHYIEYFEDETKAGREPEPMKNLTNRPKRPGVPTPGNYNSASKRARAYQSTTAAAAPATTTLAGASTSSQQAYTIPENELLDEETMNFISSLRNDLVRNEQQLPFEYPPDLAEEIRNDFVNETNYDNIDPDTIQFPPEIATVDLFLPTFFQLSSTREFMDKLQEVISREYDTSQAEKLVQDLAEEAGIRKTFSTTVLTALSGDLMVFPRYFLNMFKYNANPPMNVPGIWTREDDDLLRNGNRDDVKMLIQKHRSARVEMRKKFIERDLI